A region of the Candidatus Methylomirabilis oxygeniifera genome:
ATTAAACCATCGTTACGCTTCGCCGACCTTCTGCTCGATGGCCTTCTTGACCATCTGGACGAGAACCAACATCCCGAAAGGTTTCGCAAGATAGGCTGTCGCCCCCTTCCCCATGGCTTCCACGCACGTCTCCCGGTCGCCGAAGGCGGTGATGAGGATGACCTGAGCCTCGGGCTGGAGGCGCTTGATCTCAGGGAGGATCTCCAGTCCGCTCATGTCGGTCATGATCTTGTCGAGGACGATCACGTCATATGAGGTTCCTCGAATCTCAACAAGCGCCTCTGATCCATTCGCAGCCTGAGTGATGCGAAACCCTTCCCTGGTAAGGACGTCCTCAAGAAGCCGGCGCATCTCCTGATCGTCATCCACCACCAGGACCTTCGGCTCGTACAATTCGTATAGGTCCATTGACCGAACCTCCTGTTGCGCAATAGCCGCTCTCTTTCCATGCATGCTCACACTCGGTTCACACTCACCATGCCACTGCGACCCTGATATCACGAACATTGATGCCGGTTGAGCCTGTCACAATTGCATCTCCGAGCCGCTCGAAGAATCCATTGGAGTCGGATGCGTCGCGGGCCTTCGATACGTTCAGTCCGGCTGCCAGGGACCTGCTGAGTGTCGTGCCGTCTGCGAACGCCCCTGCCGCAGTCGAGTTTCCGTCGATCCCATCAGTCCCTGCGCTGAGCACGGCTATCCGTTTGCCTGCAATGATCTCTACACATTCTAAGGCGAATGCCTGATTTCGACCACCTCGTCCACGACCCAGTACCGGAGAGACCAGTTCGCCGCCGGATATGACCGCAACAGGTTTTCCAGTAAGACCATTGACTTCATCCTCAGCTCGCTGAGTCAGCGTCCTGGCGGCATCACGCGCAGTGGTATCGTCCGACATCTCGACTACGACAGGCTTCCAATCAGACTGTTCAGCGAACCTTACTGCCGCCGTGACGGCATCATCGTTGTCCAGAAGCTTGTGCCAACGTGCCGGCCGAAAGGCCGGATGGTCGGATTTCGGTGTTTCCGGTACGACGCCACCCCGGATGAGTGCCTTGATGGAGTCCGGGAGTACCGATATCAACTTATGTCTTCGGATGAGCATCTCCATATCCTGAATGGTGGAATCATCCGGCATCGACGGCCCCGACGCTACGGAGGAAGGATAACCGCGGGGCACATCGGAGATGTACAGCGTCAGTTGCTGCGCCGGCGCAGCAGCGACAGCGAGCTTTCCGCCCTTCACTTTGGAAAGGTGCTTCCTGATCGTGTTGGTCTCGAGGATGGTCAACTCCCCTGAAATCAGGGTCCGGTTCATCTCCACCAGGTCAACGAGAGTAATAGTATCGCAGATCGGCAGCTCGAAGCAGGCCGACCCACCGCCGGAAACCAGGAAGATCACCGAATCATTACCGGTCATTCCATTCATCATGGTTAAGGCAGTCCTGGCGGCAGCCATGCTCTCGGTATTCGGCATCGGGTGCCCGCCTTCGAAGGTCTGAAATCGAGGATGACTCCAGCCGTTGAGCACAGGACCGGCCAATACACCGGCAAATGGGGTAATGTCGGATCGCCTGATAAGTTCCTCCGCCATATCGGGTGCGCTCTTCCCGATCGCAACGACATAAATCCTGCCTCGGGTATGACGTACAAGACCGACCATATCCTCCAACGGACAACGATCGAATGCGCGACCGATATCGCAGCAATCCAGAACAGATCCGAACAGATCAAGAAGTGTGGACTCAGCCGTTGCACAATCCATCGCGGTACCTCGCCTTCTCTCCTATGCGGCATCAGTGCGCCGCGTAAGATCCCCGGCCGTGGGAACCCGCAGGCATCAGCTACGGGCCGTATACCGGAAAGATGATCAGGAAGGTCGTCCCAACACCCGGCTCGCTCTTCACCTCGATGGTTCCCCCGTGATCCTTCACGATCCCGTAGACCACTGAGAGCCCCAGGCCGGTCCCCTTCCCGACTTTCTTGGTCGTAAAGAATGGGTCGAAGACTCGGGGGAGGCTTTCAGGAGGGATGCCGCATCCGGTATCTTCTACACGCACCTCAATCAGGGCCTCATGGGCCTCAGCAGCTACCCGTACATCCCCGCCGTCGGGCATGGCGTCAAGGGCATTGAGCAGGAGATTGACGAAGACCTGCTGAAGTAAGTCGGGATCGGCAGCAACACTGGGAAGGTCTGCGGAAAGCTTCAGTTCAACACGGATCCCTCCCATGGTCAGTTCGTGGTCCAGCAATGCCACGACATTCGAAAGGATGTTCGGCAGTGACGTGGGGGCGATGTGGGGTGGGTGGACTCTGGCGTACCCGAGGAGCTGCTCGACGGTTCGCCTGATCCGCCCGATCTGCCCAACAATGATCTGCAGGCTCTTTGATCTGCGATCACCCCCCGAAAGCTCCGGGAGCAGATACTCCGCCCTTCCGGAGATGATATTCAGAGGCGTCCCGATCTCGTGAGCCAAACCGGCGGCAAGCCGTCCCACCGCCGCCAGCTTTTCGGAATGCTGGAGTTGCCGTTCCAGATCAAGCTTCTTGACTGTCTCCTCCAGGATCTGGCCCCTGGCCCGTTCCAGGTTTTCCGTCATCCGATTGAACTCCGCCGCCAATCGGCCCAATTCATCCCTCCGCGTAATCGGGATCCGCCGATCCAACTCCCCAGCTCCAATGGCGGCGGCTCCCTCAATCAGTGTTTGAATAGGCTTGGAGATATTTCGCTTCGTGAGGTACCAGAACGCCGTGGCGATCGCCACCATGATGGCAATTCCGGCTAAGATGATCTCGTCCCGGCGGCGTCGATACGCTCCCTCGATCTGCGAGGTCAGGTACACGATCTCGATGACGGCAGGACCTCTGTTGATCAGTCGGATCGGGCGCAGGTAGTGGAGGGTCTGCTCCCCTTTCAACGTATCAAAGAAGCTCTTCGGCTTTTTCTGCCGGATAGCCTCTTGGAACTCCATCCTGGTCGGCGTCATCTCGATTCCTTCCTGATCTCCTCCAACAAGAGAAGTACCGTCGGCCTGAAAGAGTGTCACGCGAGCGACTCCGGCGTATCCCTTCGCCTCCTCGAAAAGCTCTTGAACGTCCTCCCACTGGTCGCGCCGGACGGCGTTCCGGACGGCCACCTCCAATGTCCTCGCCATCACCCGAATCTCCCGCTCGCGCTGCTCGATCAGCGCGCTCCGCTCCGCACTCAACTGCCGATACAGATACAGACTCGTCACGATCGCCACTGCAATCGTCAGGGAGGCAACAAGCTTTGTCCCGATTTTCATGGAAAACCGCTTCACACTTCGAGGGCTGCCGCCATCTATTGTTTGTCCGACTGAAATAGTGTTTCGATCATTCGTTCACCTTCACTCTTCTCGAACCGCTCAGTGGCTTTTTCGCTGAACCTGTATAAGTAAATGCTTTTCAGCTTGGCATCTGAAACCCGAGCACGCTTGTTAATGCCTATGCTCTCCAGCGGTCAGACTCTTCATGTAAGCCACCAGATCGATGAGCTGCTGGACCGTCATGGAGTCGTTGTAGCTTGGCATCTTTGATGTGCCATCAGCGCCGAGATACTCTTCTCGTTCAGTCTTGTGGTGCTTGATCCGCCAGGCTGCGGAGGCATTCGGGTCGATCATCGTCTCGGCGAAATACTCCGCGGAGTGCATCGCCCCCATCCCCGAGAGGGCAGGCCCCACATCCCCCTGTTCGGCTTCGGCTGCGGGAAAGTCCTCACCAACAACCTCATGGCACTTGAAGCATTCAAGGTCGACGAAGACTTGCCGTCCCGCGTGATGATCTCCATCCGGGATGGTAAATCGCCACCGCGGAGGGATGGCCAGGCGGGGCTGCGGCTTGACCAGGCGTTCCTGTGGCATGAACTCAGGCGGAGGTCCCACCAGTCGATGACGGTGATGTCCCCCCTCCCTAGGAGGTACATCACTCCACCCATTTAGGACCGAGACAAGCAGAAGACTACACGTCAGAACAGCTCCCCTGACCACGCTCCCAATTATCCTCAACGTTTCGCTCCTTTCGGCTCTCGACAATATCTCCTTGTTTTCAGTCTCCGTACGAACGCATGTGTAAGGAAATAAAAAAGCCGCCATCCGCTTGTCGCGGATGGCGGCCCGACCACCCTCTCTCCTCCGGAAACGCATGATTGCCGTCTCCGGACCCTGGGAAGAGTTCTGCTACATTGTTGCGTTATCGGTTTCGCGTCAACATAACGCGATCCATCGAGCAATTCTCATATTGATTTTTAGCCACAACTCCTCGGAAGTCAACGCAAAAGTTAGGAATCGAACCGCTACGCCGACGTGATGGCCCATACGGGGAGCGCCTTGCAGGCGACGGTGTAGAGGGGGATCCTCACAATCACGGCGTACTCTCGTGTGCTGCACACTCGCCCATCAGTCCTACCGATCCACCGGAAAGAGCGCTCGAAGGACCCCACCGTACCGATCCAGGCCAAGGAGACCCGATTCGAGGCAGACGCAAATACCCGGCGCCACCAGAAAACGGCTGTCCTTGCCGTACGCGGCCAGACGCGTATCGATCCAGCGGTCGAGCGCCGACGCGGTGATCCCGTCATCGAGTCTCGCCCGCAGCTCTCCGAGGAAGCGTGTCGCAAAGTCGATCCGATTCTCCACGGAGACGAGCTGCGACAGGGCCAGCGCCTGCCCGGGTAGCCGCACACCGATAGTGTCAAGCAGGTAGTCCACCATCTGTCGCGTCGCGTCCGCCGCCCTCCGATTTATCTCCGGACGGCCCTCAGCTCCAACTGTACCGCCGGCCTCAACGTAGATCTTTAACTTGGGCTCGGTGCCGGATGGCCGTACCGTCACCTTCAGCCCATGTTCGAAATAGAACGTCATGACGTTACGGGAGGCGCGATCGGTGCCGGATTTGATCGGGCCATAGACGCATTCATCCCAGTAGTCGACTGCGCGCTCGAGGCCGCAGCCAGCGATGGCGGACGGCTGTTTCTGTCGTAGGGCCGCCATCATCGCGTCGATACGCTGCAGGCCTGTCACACCCTCCATGATCAGCGAGTAGACCCCCTGCGTCACGTAGCCGTAGCGGTCGTAGAGGCGATCGAGCTCATCCTGAAGTGTCTTGCCCTCGCGTTTAAGCCTCGCGATGTACTCGGCGAGCAACAGGGCCCCGCCGGCCGCATCCTTGTCGCGAAGCTCCGGCGTCACGAGCACCCCATGGCTCTCCTCGGCGGCACACAGAAAGTCGTCACACGTAGCCGTTACGTCGCCATAGCGTCCAGTGCGGTCCACCGCCTCAAGGACCTCGGCGATGTATTTGAAGCCGACCGATAGTTCGCCGATCATCGCGACCCCATGCGCCCGCGCGATAGCCGTCATCAGCTCGGTGGTCACGCAGGTCTTCACCACAAAGGGGTGAGCGGGCATCTCGTTTCGCAATACGCGGCCTTCGATGATCGACGCGGTCAGGAGCGCCGCGATCTCGTTGCCGGTCAGAAACCTGTCGCCCTGCGCTGAGGAGACCACGACGCCGAGTCGATCGGCGTCCGGATCGGTGGCGAACGCCGCATCCGCACCCAGGCGGCGCGCCTCGGCTGCGGCCATTTCCAGCGCCTCCGGAAGCTCGGGATTCGGAATGCGGTATTTGACGTCGGGAAACTCACCGTCGTAGTCGGCCTGGCTCGGCACCAGCGCCACGCGAAAGCCGGCCTTGACCAGCACGTCGTAGACGGTTCGTCGTCCTGTGCCGTTGAGCGGGCTGTAGACGATAAAGGCGTCGCGGGCGTCGCGCACGATCGATCGCGCCAGGCTCGCATCGAGGTAGGCCTCGTGCTCGGAAGGCCCCCACCATCTGACCAGATTCTGCTGCACGGCCCGCTCAAACGGCATCTCCCGCACCTGCTGTACGGCCTGGACGGCCTCGGCCATCTCTTCATCGTGCGGCGCGATCGGTTGCCCCCCATACTCGGTATAAAACTTCGTGCCGTTATCGTCGGGATGATTGTGGGAGGCAGAGATATTCAGACCGCCGGAGGCGCCGAGATGACGGATGGCAAACGACAGCTCCGGCGTCGAGAGCAGCAGATCGTCACCGGGAACCGTCCAGACGATGATCCCATTACCGGCATAGACCTCCGCGGCGAGTCGCGCAAAATCGCGCGAGCGCATCCCGATCAGCGGATTGGGCAGCGACGGATCGTAGCACCCGCGAAGATCCTTGAAGATTCGACAGTCAAAGGCCACGACGACCGAGAGCGGCTCGCCGCCTTGGCGCTTACGCAGGTAATCGACGTGGCCCTGCACCGCTGTGGCCACCGTATACGGGTTGATGCGGTTGATGCCGATGCCGACCGGACCGCGCCGTCCGCCGGTACCAAAGGGGATCACCCGGTAGAACGAGTCGAGCAGAACGTTCCACTGCCTGCGCTCGATCAGGCCCGCAAGCTGCGACCGGTATGGCGCAAACGCTGCCCCCTCTAACCATATCCGAAGATGCTCGATCGCCCCGGCGCGAAGCTGCGCCGGCACATCCAGATCGGCAAATCCCGCCTCTATCTCCTTCTCCCACTGCGATTTCATCACTCAAACCCCTCCTCGACGCGCCTCAAACAGATCGAATACAGGCGGAATAGCTCGAACGTGGATGGTTGAGAACGACGGTGATCCGGAAAGCTCGTATAGTCAAGCAGCGAGTGAATGGCTGGGGGGCAAGGATTCGAACCTCGATAAGCAGATCCAGAGTCTGCCGTCCTACCATTGGACGACCCCCCACCAAAAATGAACGTCCAAAGGGAGAGGGCCTTTGGACGGTCAGAATATGATGGAACAGCCGGGAAAAGTCAAGGTGAAAAAGAGGGAGCGTTGCCCTGTAAGTTCTCATGCAACGTCTGAAGCTTCATCATTTCGAAGGCCTTGGTCCCACCCGGCGTATTCATCACGACTCGATCGCCGGCCTGCTTGCCGATGAGGCTCCGCCCGATCGGGGAGGCCACCGAAATCCAGCCACGGGCGCTGTCCATCAGCTCGGGAAAGACCAGGGTGTAGACGGTTTCCTCGCCGCTGTCCTCGTCTATGAGATGGACGGTGCTGCCCAGGGCAACGCGGTCCTTTGGGATCTGTCTCAGATCGATCTTGCTGATCTCCGCAATCCGTTGTTGCAGAAAGGCCATCCGAGCCTTGACAAAGCCCTGCCGGTCTTTGATGGTTTCGTACTCGCCGTTTTCTCGCAGATCACCTAACTCCCTGGCAGCCTGGATCTTCTTTGGGAGATCCTGCCTGAACTCTCGATCGAGTTTGTTGAACTCTTGCCGAAGGTCATCAAGCAATGCCTCAATCTTCATCCTACCTCCTCCAGTGCTTCTTCTACCCGACGATACACCGCCTCCCATCCCATCAACTCCATAATCGGAAAGATGGGGGGACTGACGGTTTTTCCCGACAGCGCAACCCTGAACGGCTGGGCCAGGTCGACCAGCTTCAGACCAAGGGCCGCCGCCCTCATTCGGAACAGCGACTCCAGAGTTGCCGCAGTAAGGGTTGGTAAGGCCTCGATCTCCGGTAAGAGCGCGCGGATCCTGGCCTTCGCCTCTCCCGACAGAATCTTCTGAGCCACAGCCTTATCGCGATCGATCTTGCCGTCGAAGACAAACCTGGACGATGACGCCAGCTCCGTCAGGGTCCTGGCCCGCTCCTGAAAGAGGCAGGCTACCTGATGCAACCAGGTCTCGTCTCTACCGACCAACTCTTCGTGACTCACGCCGGCCGCCTCCCAGAAAGGTCTGAGCAACGCCGTCAGCCGGTGTGGATCGGTACGCTTGATGTACTGGCCGTTCAGCCATTCGAGCTTGACCGGATCAAAGATCGCCGGGGTCGTGCCCACCTTCTCGATGCTGAAGTGTCTGGTCAACTCTTCCTGACTAAAGATCTCCTGGTCGCCATGAGACCAACCCAGTCGCGCCAGGTAGTTCACTACCGCCTCAGGCAGATAGCCCATCTGTTGATAGGCCAAGACCGACGTCGCGCCATGCCGCTTTGAGAGACGGGAACGATCGGGCCCCAGGATCATCGGGATATGAGCAAAGTGAGCGGTGGGGAGATCCAGCGCCCGGTAGAGGGCAATCTGACGCGGCGTATTGGAAATGTGGTCGTCACCCCTGATAACGTGCGTAATGCCCATCAGTACGTCATCGACAACAACCGCGAAGTTGTACGTCGGCATCCCGTCGGAGCGAAGGAGGATAAAGTCGTCCAGATCGCTATACTCAAAGCGGATAGGGCCGTGAACGAGATCGGCAATCTCGATGCTCCCCTCCTCCTGGACCAGCAGGCGGACGGCGGCGCCTTTTCCACCCACTCCCGCTAAGTCGTTACCTCGCACACGGCAGCGGCCGTCGTACTTCGGCGAGGTGCCGGCCGCCAGCGCCGCCTTGCGCCGCGCGTCAAGCTCTTCCGGCGTGCAGGTACAGTAATACGCCTTCCCCTCATCCAGTAGCCGCTGCGCATAGTCCTGGTACAGCTTCAGGCGTTCGGCCTGTCGGTATGGCCCAGCCGGTCCTCCTACCTCTGGACCCTCGTCCCAGTCCAGCCCCAGCCAGCGGAGCGCTTCAAGGATTGTCGTCGTCGATTCATCCGTAGACCGTTCGGCGTCGGTATCTTCAATTCGAAGGATGAAGTCTCCGTTCTCATGGCGGGCGAACAGCCAGTTATAGAGGGCGGTTCTGGCCCCTCCGACGTGCAAATAGCCTGTTGGGCTTGGTGCAAATCTGACCCTGACCCTAGACACGACAATCCGTCCTATGGCTTCGACGACGGCCCAGCTTCCGCCTCGTCGATCAGCATAACGGGAATATCGTCCCGGATCGGATACCGCCGCCCGCAGGCGGTACAGACGATCCTGACAGCCGGCTCGTCCAGCACCACCTCGGCCTTGCAGGCTGGACAGGCCAGGATTTCCAACAATTCCTTATCAATCATCTGCACTCCTTCTTTACTCCCCATGTTAGGCCCTTATTTCCCCTCACTCTCATCGACCAGGCGACACCACTTACCTGCGGCTGATTATACACCAGAACATTGATTGGAACAGTATTCAGCTCCGGCGCCCAAGAATAAAGTTAGGAATCGTCATTGATCAGAAAATCTCCCGGGTCATTGCGAGGGAGCAAAGCGACCGAAGCAATCTCGCAGTGCAACTACGATGAGATTGCCACGCTTCCTTCGGTCGCTCGCAATGACGGATACATAATCACAGCGGCTGCCGGCGCATCACGATGGCATCTTCGCGCGGATGTTCGTAGTAGTTGCGGCGGCGGCCGATCGGCTGAAAGCCATAACACTTGTATAGCGCAGCAGCCGCCTCGTTCGATGCCCTTACTTCCAGATAGCCTACCGTGACACTCCTGGCATACGCTCGAACAAGCATCGCGTCCAGCAGTTGCGAGGCGATCCCACGACCTCGATAGCCTGGGTGTACGGCAAGATTATTGATATGTAACTCCCCGCTGACAATCCACGCGCACAAGAAACCCACGATTCGCTCTCCCGCACCGTCGTCCACTCGTGCCACAAGTGATTCGGCGATCTGCGTGGAGTTCAGTTCGTACACAAACATCTCCTCGGTCCACGGTTCGGCAAACGAGAGGCTCTCAATAACCAGGACCTCCGGCAGGTCTGCCCTCCGCATCGAATCGCACGTAACTTCGAGTCTCGTCTTGTTCATCGTCATTGTACGGACCTGCGTCAAGGCGCTACGAAGTCACTGGGACGACTCTGTCAAGGCGTCGCAACTCCGCCTCGGACGGCCGCAGGTACTTGGGGGCCAAGTGTGCAAGATCCTCCCGATGGCCTTGCAGGAGGCGGCGGCGGCCGAGTTCTGCCACAGCAGCAGCGCGTCCTCCACACCCGGCAAGAGGGGGGAAGAGCGCCAACTCTTTCAGTTGAGATTGCACCAGACCTTCGTAGGATACCAGCCCGTCGCCCAGGAAGACGGTCGGCTCCTGGATCTGGCTGAACAGTCTCTCCGGCGCCACAGCCGTATCGTCCGTCAGGCGGATCAGCCGATCCTCTTCACAGCGAAACAGGGCACAGTAGAGTTCGCCTTTCCTGGCATCGAGGGTAGGACAGATCTGGTACGCGCAGAACGGCAGCGTCCATGCCATAGCTTCAAGGGTCGACACGCCGACAAGCGGTTGACCTCCCGCAATCGCCAGGCCTTTGGCGGTGCTCAGCCCGATTCGCAAGCCTGTGAACGAGCCCGGACCGACAGCCACGGCGAGGCCTTCGACTTGGGGTAATGTGATCCCAGCATCCTGCAAGGCTCGATCGATTAATGGCAGCAGTCGCTCGCTGTAGGTCGCCTTGACATTCAGCGTATAGTCGCAAACCACTCCCTGCCCGGATACAAGGGCCACCCCGCCCCGCAGTGTCGACGTGTCGATCCCCATCACCAGCATAATAATTTGACGATACTACAGACGGCATCTTCCGGCAAGGGCCTCAGCACAATCAGATACCGGCACAAGAGACGTCCGCGACTATTCCTCCAGCCTGACTGGTCGGTCCTCCGGCTCGGACACGCAGCAGCAGGATGAGACCGATGAGAAAAAACAATCCGACAGCAAGAATCGCCGCGCGCTGATTGCCTGCCATGGCGTACGATACTGCGCCAAAGACGAGAGGCCCGAGTATGGACGCGGTCTTTCCGCAGAGGGCATAGCAACCGAAGAACTCCCCCTCTCGCCCCTTCGGGATGAGGCTGGCCATGAAGGTTCGACTCGCGGCCTGGATGGCGCCGAGACCGGACCCAGCGACGGCGGCAACGAGGTAAAACTGCCGTTGCGCCTCGACAAAATAGGCGGCGATCACCACACCGATCCAGAGAACCAACATGCAGAGCACAACGACCTTCGGCCCAAAGCGATCGGTGGGCTTTCCCCACAGGAAGGCTCCGACCAATGCTGTCGCCTGAACAAGGAGATACAGGCCGATCAACTGCGCCATCCCAAAGCCAAGCGTCCTGGCCGCAAAGATCGAGGAGAAGAAGATGACCGTATTGACACCATCCTCGTACAACAGATAGGCGCCGAGAAAACGCCGCAATTCGCGAAACGTGAGAACGTCCCTGACCGTCCGTGCGGTGCCAAGAATACTCTCGCGAACCACTTCAATAATCCCGACCCGGCCGCGCCGATCCTCCGGAAGGATCAGGAAGGCTGGGAGGGCAAAAAGTCCGAAGAGCGCTGCCGTTGAGAGAAAGCACCAGCCGAGGGCGCCTACCCTGACAAATGGGAGGGCTACGAGAAGCGCGACGATTGAGCCGGCGTAGCCGACCGCAAAGCCGTAGGCTGAGACGCGCCCCTGCCACTGCCGCGAGGCGATGTCCGGGAGATAGGCGTTATAGAAGACCAGCGCCCCTTCAAAGCCCACCATACCGAGGACGCCAAGCGCAAATCCCCGGAGAACCATCCCCTGCTCTACGGTCGCCATCAATGCGGTGGCACCGACGCTCAGGTAGGTGGCGGCACCGAAGACGCGCTTGCGGATTCCGGCCCGGTCGGCAATACCTCCCAGGATGGGGGAGATCAGCGCCACAATGGCCATCGACATAGAGATCAGTCGTCCCCACCACAGATCGCCCTCCCCATGGACGTTGCCGACAACCACCTGGGCATAATAGGTCGCATAGATGGTTGCCGCGATGACCGCAGCAAAGGATGAGTTCGCAAAATCATACAGGGTCCAAGCGATTACCTGACGGCGATTCATCGGGCCAGTGTCACATCACGCATCAGCTCACGAACCAACTTCACGTATCG
Encoded here:
- a CDS encoding Peptidase M22, glycoprotease is translated as MLVMGIDTSTLRGGVALVSGQGVVCDYTLNVKATYSERLLPLIDRALQDAGITLPQVEGLAVAVGPGSFTGLRIGLSTAKGLAIAGGQPLVGVSTLEAMAWTLPFCAYQICPTLDARKGELYCALFRCEEDRLIRLTDDTAVAPERLFSQIQEPTVFLGDGLVSYEGLVQSQLKELALFPPLAGCGGRAAAVAELGRRRLLQGHREDLAHLAPKYLRPSEAELRRLDRVVPVTS
- a CDS encoding putative Ribosomal-protein-alanine acetyltransferase, RimI-like protein (Evidence 3 : Function proposed based on presence of conserved amino acid motif, structural feature or limited homology; Product type pe : putative enzyme) is translated as MTMNKTRLEVTCDSMRRADLPEVLVIESLSFAEPWTEEMFVYELNSTQIAESLVARVDDGAGERIVGFLCAWIVSGELHINNLAVHPGYRGRGIASQLLDAMLVRAYARSVTVGYLEVRASNEAAAALYKCYGFQPIGRRRNYYEHPREDAIVMRRQPL
- a CDS encoding Major facilitator superfamily MFS_1, giving the protein MNRRQVIAWTLYDFANSSFAAVIAATIYATYYAQVVVGNVHGEGDLWWGRLISMSMAIVALISPILGGIADRAGIRKRVFGAATYLSVGATALMATVEQGMVLRGFALGVLGMVGFEGALVFYNAYLPDIASRQWQGRVSAYGFAVGYAGSIVALLVALPFVRVGALGWCFLSTAALFGLFALPAFLILPEDRRGRVGIIEVVRESILGTARTVRDVLTFRELRRFLGAYLLYEDGVNTVIFFSSIFAARTLGFGMAQLIGLYLLVQATALVGAFLWGKPTDRFGPKVVVLCMLVLWIGVVIAAYFVEAQRQFYLVAAVAGSGLGAIQAASRTFMASLIPKGREGEFFGCYALCGKTASILGPLVFGAVSYAMAGNQRAAILAVGLFFLIGLILLLRVRAGGPTSQAGGIVADVSCAGI